A single window of Aspergillus flavus chromosome 4, complete sequence DNA harbors:
- a CDS encoding DNA polymerase delta, catalytic subunit (DNA polymerase delta catalytic subunit Cdc2, putative), producing MPEAVATPQKRVLGDASNNPRGILKSPDASKKRKIDNRLSARVNPPSQNGQRKVPGSSQLQKSQFEEEVLEKLTQDINDLKDSNAEKDQQWERPPLGEFDPTKENVCFQQIDAEEGTLLGGKPAVRLFGVTEAGQSVLLHVTGFQHYLYIAAPVNFTKEDCDPYRAFLESRIGNFQTMIQSVQVTLRENIYGYQGNQKSWYLKITVTEPKFISKLRGALENGGQSMNYKGLWTGIEKIATFDNIQYLLRFMIDTNISGMSWVEAKAGKYRLIHEKEKHSNCQIEAVVDYHDLIAHPPNGEWAKMAPLRILSFDIECAGRKGIFPEPNQDPVIQIANVVTRYGESKPFIRNVFVLDTCSLIVNTQILEFEKEEKMLMAWRDFVQKVDPDVIIGYNIANFDFPYLLDRAKHLKCTGFPYWTRLNGVMSQAKETNFSSKQMGNRDTKATNTNGRIQLDLLQLVQRDYHLRSYTLNSVSYEFLGEQKEDVHHTMITELHNGTPDSRRRLAVYCLKDAYLPQRLMDKLMCLINYTEMARVTGVPFNFLLSRGQQVKFMSQLFRKALEQQLVIPNNTPESEQEYEGATVIEPVRGYYNVPIATLDFASLYPSIIQAHNLCYTTLLNKKAVERYNLKKDEDYIVTPNGDLFCTTKVRKGLLSQILEELLAARKRAKKELAVETDPFKKAVLNGRQLALKISANSVYGLTGATVGKLPCLPIASSTTSYGRQMIEKTKQEVEARYTIANGYSHDAKVIYGDTDSVMVKFGVTELADAMKLGQEASEYVSSKFLKPIKLEFEKVYFPYLLINKKRYAGLYWTKTEKYDKMDTKGIETVRRDNCLLVQNVIETVLHKILIDRDVDSAQEYVKETISDLLQNKVDMSKLVITKALSKSDYAAKQAHVELAERMKKRDAGSAPTLGDRVAYVIVKGAGGSKNYEKSEDPIYVLENNIPIDTKYYLDNQLANPLGRIFEPILGEKKAGQLLTGEHTRSISVAAPTMGGLMKFAKKTATCMGCKKPLSGKAEMAGAVCEHCQPRLGELYTRSLTKVSDLEVRFGRLWTQCQRCQGSLHCEVICSSRDCPIFYMRMKAKKDVEDAQKELSRFDFDAGAW from the exons ATGCCCGAAGCTGTCGCGACGCCCCAAAAGCGGGTTCTGGGAGATGCATCGAATAATCCGCGCGGTATCCTGAAATCCCCAGACGCCAGCAAAAAACGGAAAATAGACAACAGACTATCCGCAAGAGTCAATCCGCCTTCTCAAAATGGCCAACGAAAAGTGCCCGGTTCGAGTCAGTTACAGAAGAGTCAATTCGAGGAGGAAGTTCTTGAGAAATTGACGCAGGACATCAATGACTTGAAGGACAGTAATGCGGAGAAGGACCAACAATGGGAGCGACCTCCGCTTGGCGAGTTTGACCCTACAAAGGAGAATGTCTGCTTCCAGCAGATCGATGCAGAAGAGGGAACACTCTTGGGTGGCAAACCAGCCGTTAGACTGTTTGGAGTCACAGAG GCTGGCCAATCCGTCTTGCTGCATGTCACCGGCTTCCAACACTACCTCTATATCGCCGCTCCTGTGAACTTTACCAAAGAAGACTGCGACCCGTATCGGGCTTTCTTGGAAAGCAGAATCGGTAACTTCCAGACTATGATCCAATCGGTTCAAGTAACCCTGAGAGAGAATATCTATGGCtatcaaggaaatcaaaAGAGTTGGTACCTTAAGATCACTGTCACGGAGCCGAAGTTTATCAGCAAATTGCGAGGGGCTTTGGAGAACGGGGGTCAAAGTATGAATTACAAAGGCCTTTGGACTGGCATTGAAAAGATTGCCACCTTTGACAACATCCAATATCTTCTGAGGTTTATGATTGACACGAACATCTCCGGAATGTCTTGGGTAGAAGCCAAGGCAGGGAAGTACCGGCTTATTcacgagaaagaaaaacactcCAATTGTCAGATCGAAGCCGTCGTCGACTATCACGACCTTATCGCCCACCCGCCTAATGGTGAATGGGCTAAAATGGCGCCTCTCCGTATATTATCTTTCGATATCGAGTGTGCTGGACGAAAGGGTATTTTCCCAGAACCGAATCAAGACCCTGTCATCCAGATCGCCAACGTCGTGACTCGCTATGGAGAGTCTAAGCCTTTCATCCGAAATGTATTTGTTTTGGATACGTGTAGTCTGATTGTCAACACCCAAATCCTGGAgtttgaaaaagaagaaaaaatgcTTATGGCCTGGCGCGATTTTGTGCAGAAAGTTGACCCTGACGTTATTATTGGATACAACATTGCGAATTTCGATTTTCCTTATCTCCTGGATCGAGCAAAACACTTGAAGTGCACTGGGTTTCCGTACTGGACTAGGCTGAACGGAGTTATGTCTCAAGCCAAGGAAACAAACTTCTCAAGCAAACAGATGGGTAACCGTGATACAAAGGCTACCAACACCAACGGAAGAATCCAACTGGACCTTTTGCAATTAGTCCAAAGAGATTACCACCTGAGAAGTTATACACTGAACTCGGTGTCTTACGAGTTTCTGGGTGAACAGAAGGAAGATGTTCACCACACAATGATCACTGAATTGCATAACGGAACACCCGACTCAAGGCGACGTCTTGCCGTGTACTGTCTCAAGGATGCATACCTACCTCAGAGATTAATGGACAAGCTCATGTGCCTCATTAATTATACCGAGATGGCAAGAGTAACGGGTGTTCCGTTCAATTTCCTTTTATCACGAGGCCAACAGGTCAAATTCATGAGTCAGTTATTCCGGAAGGCTCTGGAACAACAACTCGTCATTCCAAACAACACCCCGGAAAGTGAGCAGGAATACGAAGGTGCTACTGTCATCGAACCGGTTCGTGGCTACTATAATGTTCCTATCGCAACCCTGGATTTTGCCTCCCTATATCCCTCTATCATCCAAGCCCATAATCTATGTTACACAACTCTATTGAACAAGAAGGCCGTTGAGCGCTACAAtttgaagaaggatgaagactATATCGTGACGCCTAATGGGGACTTGTTCTGCACGACCAAGGTGCGCAAGGGTCTCTTATCCCAAATTCTAGAAGAACTGCTTGCGGCGAGAAAGCGAGCGAAGAAAGAGTTGGCGGTTGAAACAGATCCATTCAAGAAGGCTGTCTTGAACGGAAGACAGCTTGCGCTCAAGATAAGCGCTAACAGTGTTTACGGTCTCACGGGTGCCACGGTTGGAAAACTGCCATGTTTGCCTATTGCAAGTAGTACGACCAGCTACGGTCGTCAAATGATCGAAAAAACAAAGCAGGAAGTGGAAGCACGGTACACCATTGCCAATGGCTATTCCCATGACGCAAAAGTCATCTATGGTGATACCGACTCCGTCATGGTCAAATTTGGTGTCACGGAGCTAGCGGACGCCATGAAGCTTGGACAAGAGGCCTCGGAATACGTCTCCTCAAAATTCCTCAAGCCAATCAAGCTTGAGTTCGAAAAGGTGTACTTCCCGTACCTCCTtatcaacaagaagagatACGCTGGTTTATACTGGACGAAAACCGAGAAGTATGATAAGATGGATACCAAGGGTATTGAGACTGTTCGTCGTGACAACTGTTTATTAGTGCAAAATGTCATTGAGACCGTGCTGCACAAGATCTTGATCGACAGAGATGTTGATAGTGCCCAAGA GTATGTCAAGGAAACGATTTCGGACCTTTTGCAAAACAAGGTCGATATGTCGAAGCTTGTGATCACAAAGGCTCTTTCTAAGTCCGACTACGCAGCCAAGCAGGCACACGTAGAACTTGCTGAGCGCATGAAGAAACGTGATGCGGGTTCTGCACCTACCCTTGGTGACCGTGTTGCATACGTTATTGTCAAGGGTGCTGGTGGCTCAAAGAACTACGAGAAGTCGGAAGACCCTATTTATGTTCTTGAGAACAACATCCCTATCGACACGAAGTATTACCTGGACAATCAACTTGCAAACCCTCTCGGCCGTATCTTCGAGCCCATTCTtggagagaagaaggccggTCAGCTTCTTACCGGCGAGCATACGCGTTCCATCTCAGTAGCCGCACCGACTATGGGTGGGCTTATGAAGTTTGCGAAGAAAACTGCAACCTGCATGGGGTGCAAAAAACCTCTGTCTGGCAAGGCTGAAATGGCCGGTGCTGTGTGCGAGCACTGTCAGCCGCGGCTTGGCGAGCTGTATACGAGATCGCTGACGAAAGTGTCAGATCTCGAGGTCCGATTCGGGCGACTGTGGACCCAGTGCCAGCGCTGCCAGGGTAGTTTGCACTGTGAAGTCATCTGTTCATCTAGGGATTGTCCGATTTTCTATATGCGtatgaaagcaaagaaggacgTGGAGGATGCACAAAAGGAACTCTCTCGGTTTGATTTCGATGCCGGTGCATGGTAA
- a CDS encoding FAD dependent oxidoreductase, whose protein sequence is MHDLQNTFSLCFRGQNPQYLQQDTMESSKTTADIAIVGAGIVGSALAYFLSQTDKRVVLIDRSFSELKGSTGHAPGFVGQFNESEVLTRLAIETVGEYTKVPGGFDVVGGLEIATSCEGVARLRSRCEMAKRAGLSAELISSGQATSLAPELVNDDNQIALYFPGDGAANAIRITTFYHENARARGVELIEAEVTEVQQANGCVNGVMTTSGLIPAKKVIIATGIWATNLCKFDIPIPIVPVAHPYMYGEHHAPKLRKAPWVRWPQHHVYARDHGTFFGLGSYDHAPVFNEPRDTAIGDWIGQFDETLSQAMRFIPEETQLVPRERFNGIFSMTPDNMPLVGSIPSIEGLYMAAAVWVTHAAGAAKFLAQILEDQPVDDGIRRALDPSRFQGRDMATLTRESLNGYNNIYKTEESRAQIRRELLAVQSIFTTIEDLLQDHVFG, encoded by the exons ATGCATGACCTTCAGAATACATTCTCCCTGTGCTTTCGAGGCCAGAATCCCCAATACCTGCAGCAAGACACAATGGAATCCTCAAAAACTACAGCTGATATTGCTATTGTTGGCGCAGGAATTGTGGGGTCCGCGCTGGCTTATTTCTTATCGCAGACCGATAAAAGAGTGGTTCTCATCGATCGCTCATTTTCAGAGTTGAAAGGCTCGACGGGTCATGCCCCCGGCTTCGTTGGTCAATTCAATGAATCCGAGGTTCTCACACGCCTTGCAATTGAAACTGTGGGAGAATACACGAAGGTACCCGGCGGATTTGATGTTGTTGGAGGTCTTGAGATTGCTACCAGCTGTGAAGGTGTCGCCCGATTAAGATCGAGATGTGAGATGGCCAAGAGAGCTGGACTCTCCGCCGAATTGATATCCTCCGGGCAGGCAACTAGCTTGGCCCCAGAACTGGTCAATGACGACAACCAAATAGCCTTGTACTTTCCTGGTGATGGTGCTGCGAACGCTATCAGAATAACTACGTTTTATCACGAAAACGCACGGGCTCGGGGCGTCGAACTCATCGAAGCAGAAGTTACCGAAGTCCAACAGGCCAATGGCTGCGTGAATGGTGTGATGACCACATCGGGGCTCATCccggccaagaaggtcattATCGCCACGGGAATTTGGGCAACTAACCTTTGCAAGTTCGACATTCCAATCCCGATCGTACCTGTCGCGCATCCATATATGTACGGCGAGCATCACGCCCCAAAATTACGCAAGGCGCCTTGGGTCAGATGGCCACAGCATCATGTATATGCTCGTGATCATGGTACTTTCTTCGGCTTGGGCTCTTATGATCATGCCCCGGTTTTCAATGAACCGAGGGATACTGCTATCGGTGACTGGATTGGACAATTCGATGAAACATTAAGCCAAGCCATGCGTTTCATACCCGAGGAGACGCAGCTCGTTCCGAGAGAACGATTCAACGGTATATTCTCAATGACGCCGGATAATATGCCGTTGGTAGGAAGTATCCCCTCCATCGAGGGTCTATACATGGCAGCGGCGGTGTGGGTTACCCACGCAGCTGGAGCAGCAAAGTTCTTGGCTCAAATTCTGGAAGATCAGCCAGTCGATGATGGTATTAGGCGAGCACTGGATCCTAGCAGATTCCAAGGAAGAGATATGGCAACCTTGACACGGGAATCTCTCAACGGTTACAACAACATCTACAAGACAGAGGAGAGCCGAGCGCAAA TTAGACGTGAGCTGCTTGCTGTTCAGAGCATCTTCACAACTATCGAGGACCTCCTTCAAGATCATGTCTTCGGATGA
- a CDS encoding protein kinase: MSMFRSPADFSSDSESEESGLDKGPSEQEDAPSSRSTAKKPKATGTGTKSPPLLEGSSYESLDGLANENNDLDVDTEVHSNMMTAALLEFYCLSRAADILNAQEGSHKRYTRDSPEVQYLGRKMYNYKSRFLSSHGVIAGGIDKDELRTTRQYYRDNLDVLGMSALEDLSIDDAQRRVPSRTTTGDIVLASKASNTVQHNPDQAYAGPAKRGLYRPSLADIGKRLPSTENIRALENVHLDVGSLPSQSLHLAGSSPASFPLFETNLPTPHNHLSRYATEFAEVKVLGRGSFGEVYHVKNHIDGQPYAVKKIPISQRRLEQLQDGNENQLESIMKEIRTLARLEHTNVVRYYGAWVEQAHVSGYVRTRHEAVGVESENTQSALAGPEPTDSESFGVVFEYSQASAGDIEDDEDTESIPRDFDAFTNSQVSTFGGTDDDIFTDGLSYDPSKLQIQRRHRGGPQVPAVVLHIQMSLHPISLSSYLNSQPRVEYLHSKGILDNEHSSWYSHPRIGDFGLVADISHFNENQSDSTSLQHRTKVNRVVGTEFYRPPLIHPYVDSPENSEETGSCYKIDESLDVFALGVILFELLYRLNTKMERQFVLGELTRCQQDQSTGSAIGRASFPCDFAQKIDLGLETFNGEVCIAEELMTCISGMLEPLPQKRWSLSDVKQHLQALLTVAQRAPCS, from the exons atgtCGATGTTCAGGTCACCCGCAGATTTCTCTTCCGACTCTGAGTCTGAGGAATCTGGCTTGGATAAGGGTCCGAGCGAACAAGAAGATGCTCCATCAAGCAGATCTACTGCCAAGAAGCCTAAGGCTACCGGAACGGGAACGAAGTCACCTCCCCTTTTGGAAGGAAGCAGTTATGAAAGCCTCGATGGTCTTGCGAATGAAAACAATGACCTTGATGTCGACACCGAAGTTCATTCTAACATGATGACAGCTGCTCTGCTTGAATTCTACTGTCTTAGCCGGGCGGCGGATATTCTCAATGCACAAGAAGGCTCACACAAGCGATACACACGTGACTCGCCAGAAGTCCAGTACCTTGGAAGGAAGATGTATAATTATAAGTCACGATTTCTCTCCTCCCATGGGGTCATAGCCGGGGGGATCGACAAAGACGAGCTGCGGACAACAAGACAGTATTACCGAGACAATCTTGATGTTCTCGGTATGTCGGCCCTGGAGGATCTCAGCATAGACGATGCTCAGCGGCGTGTACCATCGCGCACAACAACTGGAGATATTGTCTTAGCTTCGAAGGCCTCGAATACTGTGCAACATAACCCGGATCAAGCGTATGCAGGGCCAGCGAAACGTGGACTATACAGGCCTTCGCTTGCAGACATCGGCAAACGACTCCCCAGTACGGAGAATATCAGGGCTTTGGAAAATGTTCATCTTGACGTAGGAAGCCTACCAAGCCAATCGTTGCACCTTGCAGGAAGCTCACCTGCAAGCTTCCCATTGTTTGAAACCAATCTGCCGACACCACATAATCACTTATCTCGTTATGCGACGGAGTTTGCCGAAGTTAAAGTCCTCGGCCGTGGATCATTTGGAGAGGTGTATCATGTGAAAAACCATATCGACGGACAGCCATATGCGGTAAAGAAGATCCCTATCAGCCAGCGACGGCTTGAGCAATTACAAGATGGAAACGAGAACCAGCTGGAAAGTATCATGAAGGAAATTAGAACCCTGGCTCGGCTTGAGCACACAAACGTGGTCCGCTACTACGGGGCATGGGTAGAACAGGCGCATGTATCGGGTTATGTCCGAACCAGACACGAAGCCGTTGGAGTTGAGAGTGAGAACACCCAAAGCGCTCTGGCCGGACCCGAACCGACCGACAGCGAGAGCTTCGGAGTCGTGTTCGAATATTCCCAGGCTTCGGCTGGGGACattgaagacgacgaggatacCGAATCGATTCCTCGTGACTTTGACGCTTTTACTAACAGTCAGGTGTCTACTTTCGGAGGGACGGATGACGATATTTTCACGGATGGGTTGAGCTACGACCCATCCAAGCTGCAGATACAACGACGACATCGAGGCGGGCCTCAAGTTCCTGCAGTTGTTTTGCATATTCAGATGTCACTGCATCCCATTTCACTTAGCTCCTATTTGAACTCGCAGCCAC GAGTCGAATATTTGCACTCGAAGGGCATA TTAGATAACGAACATTCTTCATGGTACTCGCACCCTCGAATCGGTGATTTCGGTCTAGTTGCCGATATCTCCCACTTCAACGAGAATCAGTCGGACAGTACCTCTTTGCAGCATAGAACGAAGGTGAATCGTGTGGTTGGGACAGAGTTCTATCGCCCACCTTTGATTCATCCTTATGTAGATAGCCCCGAGAACTCAGAAGAGACCGGCAGCTGTTACAAGATTGACGAGTCTCTGGATGTCTTTGCACTTGGAGTGATCCTTTTTGAGCTTCTGTATCGCTTGAACACAAAGATGGAACGCCAGTTCGTTCTCGGTGAACTAACGCGCTGCCAACAGGATCAGTCAACCGGATCCGCTATAGGACGTGCGTCATTCCCTTGTGACTTTGCCCAGAAGATTGATCTAGGACTGGAGACATTTAATGGGGAGGTGTGTATCGCCGAGGAATTGATGACTTGCATCAGTGGGATGTTGGAACCGCTGCCCCAGAAACGTTGGAGCTTATCCGACGTCAAACAGCATCTGCAAGCTCTTCTAACTGTCGCTCAGAGGGCACCATGCTCCTAA
- a CDS encoding acyl-CoA dehydrogenase, with translation MARQDRAPTAPYSEPLLPQLDIKNPYYTDLHHNLRAYVRNYVESSIAPYAQEWEAAGQVPEPVRRRHCELGFGIIHPLTTIEDAAGLFLPNNVPREKWDTWCSLIVADELIRTGYVGVIWGLGGGNNIGCPPIARFGTKEQRQRWLPKVAKGDIRFCLGITEPDAGSDVANISTTARREGDVYVVNGAKKWITNGIWADYCTAAVRTGGPGKGGISLLVIPLAAPGVTRRRMYNSGVHASGSTFIELDDVRVPVDHLIGEENKGFPLIMSNFNPERLSLACASLRLARVCAEDAFHYATQRETFGAPLITRQAIQSKIFKFGLMIEPAYAFMEQLVNIIELTKDRPTDDVRIGGMTALLKVMSTRALEKSVREAQQILGGAGYNKAGKGARIEQISRDARVHVVGGGSEEIMMGLALQEETKALRTRRKALEKKARL, from the exons ATGGCCCGCCAAGACCGCGCCCCAACAGCCCCATACAGTGAGCCATTACTCCCCCAACTCGACATCAAGAACCCATACTACACCGACCTCCACCACAATCTTCGCGCCTATGTCCGCAACTACGTAGAATCATCAATCGCACCCTACGCCCAAGAATGGGAAGCCGCAGGCCAAGTCCCCGAACCCGTCCGCCGGCGCCATTGTGAACTAGGATTCGGAATCATTCATCCCCTGACGACGATCGAAGATGCCGCCGGACTGTTCCTGCCCAATAACGTCCCGCGTGAGAAGTGGGATACGTGGTGTTCGCTCATTGTTGCTGATGAGCTTATCCGAACCGGATACGTGGGTGTGATTTGGGGACTGGGAGGAGGGAATAATATTGGGTGTCCGCCGATTGCACGGTTTGGAACAAAGGAGCAGAGGCAGAGGTGGCTTCCGAAGGTTGCTAAGGGGGATATTCGGTTTTGTTTGGGGATTACGGAGCCTGATG CGGGATCGGATGTTGCTAATATCTCGACGACGGCGAGGCGCGAAGGTGATGTCTATGTTGTCAACGGGGCGAAGAAATGGATTACCAATGGTATTTGGGCTGATTATTGTACTGCTGCGGTGAGGACTGGAGGACCTGGAAAGGGTGGTATTAGCTTACTTGTGATTCCTCTGGCGGCTCCCGGGGTGACGCGAAGAAGGATGTATAACTCTGGTGTTCACGCAAGCG GATCCACATTCATCGAACTAGACGATGTCCGGGTCCCGGTAGACCACCTCATAGGAGAGGAAAACAAGGGCTTTCCTCTGATCATGTCAA ATTTCAACCCCGAGCGTCTCAGCCTCGCCTGTGCATCATTACGTCTAGCTCGCGTGTGTGCCGAAGATGCCTTTCATTACGCGACACAGCGAGAGACATTCGGCGCCCCGTTAATAACAAGACAGGCCATACAGTCAAAGATATTCAAGTTCGGGCTCATGATCGAACCCGCATACGCATTCATGGAACAGCTTGTTAATATCATCGAGCTTACCAAGGACAGACCCACCGACGATGTCCGAATTGGGGGTATGACTGCGTTGCTCAAAGTAATGTCTACCAGGGCCCTGGAGAAGAGCGTTAGAGAGGCTCAGCAGATTCTTGGCGGTGCCGGGTATAACAAGGCTGGAAAGGGAGCACGAATTGAGCAGATTAGTCGTGATGCCAGGGTCCATGTTGTGGGAGGTGGAAGCGAGGAGATCATGATGGGTCTTGCGCTGCAGGAGGAGACTAAAGCGCTTCGTACGAGGCGGAaggctttggagaagaaggcgaggCTTTAG
- a CDS encoding putative glycosyl hydrolase (endo mannanase, GH76 family): MRCLSFCQVGLAVLVFLSGQGALADLGIDVNNVDSLKQAGKAVAAPMMDFYKKNETEGIPGKLTDTWYVAGSMFMTLIQYWQASGDDTYNAVVSNDLMFQAGENYDYYSKNVSDWLGNDDQMFWGLATITASEAGFPEISGKPSWTSLARVVFNMEVERWDKSACNGGMRWQLWPYQEGYTMKNAISNGGLFELAARLARFTKNETYSEWADRIWDWSASTPLLQTDRWYIADSTSNLNNCSDAGDQQWSYNYGTYLAGAAFMYNHTNGSDKWLKRVDGLLNSVLTTFFPKEGNGVVLSEVACEPILTCDRNQLCFKGYVAMWLAFTAILVPSTRELITPKLQGSAAAISKQCSGGDQNLCGERWYSTEPVGPTGLEVQMAALGGITSNLMLFEAQSPKTIESNPNATETEIDHHSDEEPNKPKPITTGDRAGAGIITVVVAIAVAGTVVWMIVP, from the exons ATGCGCTGTCTAAGCTTCTGCCAAGTTGGCTTGGCCGTCTTGGTATTCCTCTCTGGGCAAGGAGCTCTAGCCGATCTGGGGATCGATGTGAATAATGTCG ACTCCCTGAAGCAGGCCGGCAAGGCCGTTGCTGCACCCATGATGGATTTCtacaagaagaatgaaacCGAAGGCATTCCCGGCAAACTCACCGACACATGGTATGTGGCCGGGAGCATGTTCATGACGTTAATTCAATATTGGCAAGCGTCCGGCGATGACACCTACAATGCCGTCGTATCGAATGATTTAATGTTCCAAGCGGGCGAGAATTATGATTACTATTCTAAGAATGTTAGCGACTGGTTG GGCAACGACGACCAAATGTTCTGGGGTCTAGCAACGATAACCGCCTCCGAGGCCGGATTCCCGGAGATCTCCGGCAAGCCCTCATGGACATCTCTTGCCCGCGTGGTGTTCAACATGGAAGTAGAACGATGGGATAAATCAGCCTGCAACGGCGGCATGCGGTGGCAGCTCTGGCCCTACCAGGAAGGGTACACTATGAAAAACGCAATTTCAAACGGTGGGCTTTTTGAACTGGCGGCCAGACTGGCTCGATTCACTAAGAATGAGACCTATTCGGAATGGGCAGACCGTATCTGGGACTGGTCGGCCAGCACGCCACTTCTACAAACTGATCGTTGGTACATCGCTGACTCAACGTCCAATTTGAACAATTGTAGCGATGCGGGAGACCAGCAGTGGTCTTACAACTACGGCACGTATCTCGCCGGCGCGGCTTTCATGTATAACCAT ACAAATGGCTCAGACAAGTGGCTCAAGCGCGTTGACGGCCTTCTAAATTCTGTATTGACGACCTTCTTCCCGAAAGAAGGTAACGGCGTTGTACTCTCCGAAGTTGCCTGTGAACCTATCCTGACATGCGACCGGAACCAGCTCTGCTTCAAGGGATACGTCGCTATGTGGTTAGCATTCACGGCAATTCTGGTTCCCTCAACGAGAGAGCTTATCACGCCTAAGCTGCAGGGGTCCGCTGCTGCTATCTCGAAGCAATGTTCCGGGGGAGACCAAAACCTCTGCGGAGAACGGTGGTACTCAACCGAGCCAGTGGGTCCAACTGGATTGGAGGTCCAGATGGCTGCCCTGGGTGGTATCACGAGCAATCTAATGCTCTTCGAAGCGCAATCACCCAAGACTATCGAGTCTAACCCAAATGCGACAGAAACCGAGATCGACCACCATAGTGATGAGGAGCCGAATAAGCCGAAGCCAATTACTACTGGTGATCGGGCGGGAGCGGGGATTATTACGGTCGTAGTCGCAATCGCTGTGGCTGGGACTGTGGTATGGATGATAGTACCGTAG
- a CDS encoding major facilitator superfamily domain-containing protein gives MAENRCLIRLNRHTLAVTIIFEKQCADYGPRLTMQGSKHGSDGAQYAFPTWRKCLILTDACFVVFTSSSALCSMFPATARIAAELSTTVETLHIANACVQIAMGISLFVWQPIRSFIGRRNAYLLAILTLFCFSIGAALAINASMFIAMRIIVGITGTFLLVAGQELLAETFDPVARGAAFGYMQIGNTTGLTIGPCIGGIIVSFTRWRIIYWLQVGLAGLGLILSSLFIPNEKGKSETVHGSISRLAALNPVNLLKPLVYPNIVITGSERCPEIQHILTSKQDIACGFLVFFQFIVLTSIPHIINPRFHFTTPLVSGLFYLAPGGGFVLGSLVGGIVSDRTTKRYIAKRDGIRLPQDRLNGSLPMWLGVMPVSMVIYGWTLDLEVGGMAVPIISVFFAAGGIVVAFNGLNTYTAEALPEHRFAAISGKYIIQYGFGAVSTAAVVPLIDAIGVGLVFTICAIISVIGGVGVFLVAKYGLQMQNHRFSSRV, from the exons ATGGCCGAGAATAGATGTCTCATTCGTCTTAACCGCCACACACTAGCTGTTACTATCATTTTCGAGAAACAATGCGCCGATTATG GGCCAAGATTGACCATGCAAGGTTCAAAGCATGGCTCTGATGGAGCGCAATATGCCTTCCCAACTTGGCGGAAATGTTTGATTCTCACCGATGCTTGCTTCGTGGTTTTCACCAGTTCTTCCGCCCTGTGCTCCATGTTTCCGGCGACCGCGCGAATCGCAGCCGAGCTGTCCACCACGGTAGAAACACTCCATATTGCTAATGCGTGTGTCCAGATTGCCATGGGCATATCTTTGTTCGTCTGGCAGCCGATACGGAGTTTTATTGGGCGCCGGAATGCATACCTTCTGGCAATCCTCAcccttttctgtttctctatCGGTGCAGCCCTAGCTATCAATGCGAGCATGTTCATCGCGATGAGAATCATTGTTGGGATCACAGGGACATTCCTTCTGGTGGCAGGACAAGAACTACTGGCAGAGACATTCGATCCG GTTGCACGTGGAGCAGCATTCGGATATATGCAGATAGGAAATACCACAGGTCTCACCATTG GACCTTGTATTGGCGGCATTATTGTCTCTTTCACCCGCTGGCGGATAATATACTGGTTACAAGTCGGATTAGCCGGCTTAGGCCTGATACTATCGTCGCTCTTTATTCCGaatgagaaaggaaaaagcgAAACTGTCCATGGATCAATTTCAAGACTTGCGGCATTGAATCCGGTAAATCTCCTCAAGCCGCTCGTTTACCCAAATATAGTTATCACA GGTTCCGAGAGGTGTCCCGAGATACAGCATATCCTTACATCGAAGCAGGATATTGCGTGCGGCTTTCTGGTATTCTTCCAATTTATTGTCCTCACATCTATCCCACATATTATTAATCCTCGATTCCACTTCACCACACCGTTGGTCAGCGGTCTTTTCTATCTCGCACCTGGGGGAGGCTTCGTTCTTGGATCATTAGTTGGGGGGATTGTCTCTGACAGGACCACGAAACGGTACATTGCGAAGAGGGACGGGATCCGTTTACCTCAGGATAGGCTGAACGGTAGTCTACCCATGTGGCTGGGGGTCATGCCCGTAAGCATGGTCATTTACGGGTGGACGTTGGACCTGGAAGTGGGCGGAATGGCTGTCCCAATTATAAGCGTGTTTTTCGCGGCTGGTGGGATCGTTGTAGCTTTTAACGGGCTCAATACGTACACCGCGG AAGCACTCCCTGAACATCGATTCGCTGCCATCAGTGGCAAATATATCATCCAATATGGATTCGGGGCTGTGAGCACCGCCGCCGTGGTGCCATTGATTGATGCCATTGGGGTGGGTTTGGTATTCACTATCT GTGCTATAATCAGCGTTATTGGGGGAGTTGGGGTCTTTCTTGTTGCCAAGTATGGCCTTCAGATGCAGAATCACCGGTTTAGCTCGAGAGTATAG